The stretch of DNA GGTTCGTACGCCGACATGGCGGTGCTGAGCGGCGATTACTTCACCGTCGCAGAGGACGAAATCCGCGCGATTGAGAGTTTACTAACGATCGTCGGCGGCCGTGTGGTATACGGCGCAAGCGAGTATGCGTCGCTTGCCCCCGCAACGCCGCCGGTAAGTCCCGACTGGTCGCCTGTCGCGAAGTTCGGCGGTTACGACAACACGAAGCCCACGCCACCGGCGCACCAGCACCTGCCGGTGATGGCCGCCGATGGGCGAGTATGGGAGACGGGCTGTGGGTGCGGCGTCTAACAGCCTGTTGAAATACGCCATCGTGGCGTATTTCAACCTCGCCAAGCTCGGAGCAAAGCTCGTCGCGGCTCGCAAAACAGCGGCTTTTTCAAAGCCGCTGTTTTTGATGATCGTATCCTTCGATCAAGCAGCCGGTTGTTCAACAGGCTGCTAAGGGGGGGAAGTTGTTGCGATAGAACTTTGGTCGCCCAAACGAAGCCGGAGTTCCCTCCCGAGTTCTAAGCCGGCTTTACCGCGAAGATGCGGACGCTCGCGGCGAACGCGTTGACGTTGTAGCGGGTCAAAAGATCGACGAGCTGGCTATGGATCTCGGAAGTCGCGACGGGCGGCGTTGAGCCACAGCAGCCGCCGAGCTCCACCACCGGGAGGCCATCCTCCGCCGGCGCGGGGACGCAGCAGGCCGCGTTTTCGGCTTTGGCGTAGGCGTTGAGGTCGGCGCCCGTGTCGAGAACCTCGACCGCTTCAAAGCCCGCGTCGCGGAGCGTCTGGCGGTACTCGTCGATGAGGATCGCGCCCGCTATGCAGCCGACATACGCCGACAGATTGGCGGCGACCTCTTCGGGAAGCATTTGCTTCAAGGCGATGTCGCTCACCGCGACGCGGCCGCCCGGCTTGAGCACCCGAAAGACCTCCCGCAGCACGGCGCCCTTGTCGGGGGCGAGGTTGATGACGCAGTTGCTGATGACGCAATCGACCGTTGCCTCTTCGAGCGGCAGCTTGTCGATCGTCGAGAGATGGAACTCGACGTTCTCGACCCGGCTCTTGGCGGCGTTGCGGCGGGCCAGGTCGATCATTTCCTGACTCATGTCGATGCCGATCGCCTTACCGGTCGGACCAACCTTCGGCGCCGCCAGCAGTACGTCGAGCCCGCCGCCGCAGCCGAGATCGACGACGACTTCGCCGGCACGCAGCCGAGCGGTCGCGGTGGGGTTGCCGCACGAGAGGCCCATGTTCGCCTCGGCGGGGATTGAGGCGAGTTCCTCAGCCGAGTAACCGAAGGCTTCCGCGACGGCCTTCACGCCGGCGTGGTCGCTCGAGAGCCCCCGCGTCGCGACGGCAGAATACTGTGTGCGGACTTGGTCGATGACTTCGTTCGAGGCGCTCATGCTTGGGCTCCGGAGGTAGTTGTTGGATTGCGTTGCCGTTTGATCTGAGCCGTGGGAAATATCGCTCGGTGTTAAACGTGTTCGGGCGACGCGGAGAACCATCCCTCAGTACGATTGGCGAAGGCCACTAACGCCAGCATCACCGGGACTTCCACCAAGACGCCCACCACCGTCGCCAACACGACGGGCGACGAGGGGCCGAAAAGCGTGATGGCGACCGCGACCGCCAGTTCAAAGAAATTCGAAGCGCCAATCATCCCCGCCGGCGCCGCGATGTTGTGGGGGCACCGCATCTTCTGGCAGGTCAAGTAAGCGATGAAGAAAATCAGCACCGTCTGAATCACCAGCGGGACCGCGATCAGCGCAATGTGCAGCGGGTTGTCGAGGATGACGTGTCCCTGGAAAGAGAAGATCAGTACGAGCGTCAGCAGCAAGCCGACGATGGTCACGTTATTGAAGCGGGCCAGGAACGTGTGGTTGAAGTAGTCAAGGCCGTGTCGCTTGATGACAGCGGCGCGCGTTGCGATCCCGGCAACGAGCGGAATCACGACGAAGAGCAGCACCGACAGCAGCAGCGTGCCCCACGGGATTGCCACCCCGCTCACCCCGAGCAGCAGCGCAACGATCGGGGTGAACGCGACCAAGATGATCAAGTCGTTGGTGGCGACCTGCACTACCGTGTATGCCGCATTGCCGCGTGTGAGATGGCTCCAGACAAAGACCATCGCTGTGCAGGGCGCCGCTCCGAGTAGGATGGCGCCGGCGAGGTAGTCCTTGGCGAGGTCGTGCGGAATCAATGACTTGAAGACGACAAAGAAGAAAAAAGCGGCGATCGCGAACATCGTGAAAGGTTTGATCAACCAATTGACCACCCACGTCACGTAGAGCCCCTTCGGGTTCGCGCCGACATATCGAATGCTGGCGAAATCGACCTTCATCATCATTGGGAAGATCATCAGCCAGATCAGCACCGCGATCGGGATCGAGACCTTTTCGTACTCGAATCGCCCGAGAAACTCGGGGATTGCCGGGAGGTACTTCCCGATCAGCGTCCCCGCCGCCATGCAGAGGGCGACCCAGTAGGTCAGATTCTTCTCGAAGAAGCCGATCGTGGCCGTGCTCTGGTCCATCTGAATCTCCTAAGGCGCGTTGGCGCCTGTCAGCGATCAACCTTGCAGTGATTGCGGCAGCGTCGCGACGTAGTCACGTAACTCGTCACGGACACGCCGGTAATGCCCAAGAGCCTCCACTTCGCTCGCCGCTTCGCGCGCCAAGCGCGGCGGGTCGTCGAACGGGCGATGCACCACTTTTGCGGCGCCGCGGAAGATCGGGCACGACTCGGCCGCGTTGTCGCAGACGGTGACGACGTAGTCGAACTCGACGTCCGCTAGTTCATCGACGTGCTTGCTGTGCTGCGGCGTGATATCGACGCCGGCCTCGGCCATGACGGCGATGGCGTGCGGATTCATGCCGTGCGTGGCGACGCCGGCCGAGTAGGCCTCCAGGGTGTCTGACTTCAGATGGTGGGCCCAGCCCTCGGCCATCTGGCTACGACACGAGTTGCCCGTGCAGAGAAAGAGCACCTTTAGCATTTGCAGTTCGCCTGTTGGCGGCAGAGTTCTTCGGGGGGCATTTTGAGGACGACCTTGAGGGTCTGCTGGTCGGCTTTGGCTTGCTTGTCGCGGGCAAGGCTTGCGAGCACCAATTCCAGCGCCTGCCGGGCTTCAACGGGCGAATCCTCTTCCGCGAGCCGAAAATGAGCCCAGCGGCCTTCCTTACGCGACTCGACGAGCCGCGCCTGGTGGAGCACCGACATGTGCTTCGACACGGTCGATGACGCCAACGCCAGGACCTCGACTATCTGGCAGAGACACAGTTCGCGGTCGCGCAATAGCCCCAGCGCGCGGACGCGGTTCTCGTCCGAGAGGGCTTTGGTGACAGCGAGGAGGTCTCTCATGATCGCCGGTGGATTTTACGTTTCGCCAACTAACGAAATATTAGATCGACAGCGGACTCCGGTCAACTGTGCTCGGAGACGAAAAGTCCGCAATGTGCCAAAGGACTGAACCACGACGGACACGAAGAACACGACGGCCTAATTGCCGAGACAACGTGACGCCTAGTGGCAGGCCGTCGTGCTCGTCGTGTCCGTCGTGGTGAGCTCTCTTTACTTCATCCGTTTAGAGACGGCTGTCCGTCGGGATGCGGCACGTCGTCCGGTCGCGCAGCCATGCGGCGAGCGCCGCACGGTGCGGCAAGAGCTGCGGGTCCTCGTCGTGCTCGGGGCCACGGGCGACATGCGTGACGACGAACGGCCCGTCGCGTTCGGGCAGGTCGTAGCCGCCAGGGTCGGTGACGAGGTACCAATCCCCCGTAGGCTCCATCCGCAGCCACGCCCGCGCGACGCCGGGAGAGTGATGCACGGTGAACTCCGTTTCCAACCAAGCGCTGTACCAACGCATCGGGCCCTCCTGGCTTTAATATGAGCGATCGAAAAAAGGAACTGTGGGAGGCGTCTCCAGACGCCGATTACGCGCACCATGTCTAATCGGAATGGATGCCGTAATCGGCGTCTGGAGACGCCTCCCACAGGAGATGCAAAAGGTTTAGCTGCGACGAAGCGCCGCTATTGCGGCGAGGCCGACAAGGGTCAGCAATGCGCTGGTCGGCTCGGGCACGGAGTTCAGCACGCCCACCGCGCCGGTCGGGAGGCCGAGGTAGTCGAAGCCGGCCGAGTCGTAGGTTAGCCAGTTGTCGAGGATCGCGTTGCCCAGCGAATCGCGGGCGACGCCCGTTAGCGTGCCGCCGGCGCCATCGGAGAGGTCGCCGCTGCCGACCACGTCGACGAGTCGCACGTAGTCGATCGCCGTGATATCCACGACGCCGCCGGTCACCAGCGGGTCGCTCGCCAGTTCGGCGAGATCGAACGGCGTGCCCCAGTTCGCGGTGTGCTTTCCGGCGAGGTTGTAGAGGTTCGTGGCGTCGTAGGCTTGGAAAGCTCCCGAGACCGTGGTCGGCACCGTGTTCAGCGAGACCGATGGGAAGCGGAGAAAGTCAACACCGTTGCTAGAGACTTCGACATAGGCAAGCTCAGCGAGCAGGCTCGTGGCGCCGCCGAATGCAAAGGCGTTTTCGAACACGGCGAAGTCGGGCCCGGCGCCGTCGGTGATCGGCTTGGCGAACCCGAGCGTGATCGCGCCCGGGGCGTCGATGCCGATGAACCCGTAGGTGTCAGTCGTGCTGTCAATATCGCCGCTGAACGGATCGCTAACCGCCGAGCCGGCATGGAAGTTGTTGGGTTCGGCGCCGGTTTGCGGAGCGTAGAGCTTGTTGAAGGGCGCGTTGGCGCCACCCGGCGCGGCGACGGGGCTGTAGAGTTCACCCAAGGAACTCAATGCGGTAGCGGGTTTGCTGAAGTTGGCGCCAACGCCGGGCGACGGCGCGTAGTTGACGACCGAAGACTCGAACGTTGTGATGCTCGCACGGGCAATCGGGTTGTCCGGCGCCCCGGCGGTGACGCCAGAGTAGCTCGAGTAGGGACCCGCTTGGGCGACGCCGATCGTGGCGCCGAGAGCGATTAAAGGGAGACTGGTGCGGATCATGAGTTGCAACTCCTGCAGTCAAAAGAAGGAAACGCGGATAGCGACGTCGCCAACCGCTGTCAAATACGGAAGAGCGAACGCCGGCCCGCCGCTGCGCACCGGTGGCGCAGAGGAGATGGAGACGCATGGGACTCGAGCGAGAATGAAAGCGGCGTTAGCACTCGCGCACCGTCAGCCGTGGCGCAGGGCAGGAGCCCTTCACCCAACGGCGTACGCCGTCACAGCACGGAGACACGGGAACAACGCAGCGATGAATGCGACGGCGGCTTTCCCTCGAAGCCGATCCGATGCCACGCGTTGGTAGGTCTTCTGACTCCCGGGCTCGCCGTGCCCTGCCTTCTCACTCACCTTCGCTTGATGCGAAAGGTGGGTAATGGCTCTGAAGAAGGGGCTCGGCGTGTGTCGCCCGGTTACAGCGGCGGGGCCGTCCCGGAATCACACCGGGTTCCCTGTTACGTCGGCCTCGCAAGGGGCGAGACCGACCACCAACACACTGCCCAGCGTTGTAGACCGCCATGCGGCGGTTGTCTAGCGTCGGCTTGCGAAATCCTGCTGGCGCCTAAAAAAGGGAAGATTGAACCACGAAGGGCACGAAGGACACGACGGCCAACTTGGCGGGGCTACGCCTGTCCCATTGGCAATCTCTTTGTGCCCTTTGTGGTTCCCTACCCTTTCTTGGCGCTTGCGATGGGCCTACGCCAGTGGTCAGTATAGGGCAGAAACTCTTGGCCCCTCGACTTGGTTGGATGCGATGACGAGAACTCTTTTGTTGCTGCTGATCGGCTTCGCGCCGACGTTTGCTCGTGGCGAGGCCGATCCGATTGCCGAGGGGTCTTGGACGCTCGCGGTTCTGCCCGATACGCAGATCTACGCCGAGGCGTATCCGCAGCACTACGACGCGCAGACGCGTTGGCTCGTGGAGCACGCCGACTCGCACAACATCCGCTTCGTGCTCCACGAGGGGGACGTCACCAATCAGAACACGCCCGAGCAGTGGGACAACGCGCGGAAGTCGATGTCGCTGCTCGACGGCAAGCTGCCTTACGCGATCGCACCGGGCAACCACGACTACGGCCCGGGCGGGAACGCGGCCGATCGGGTGAGCTTCTTCAACGAATCCAAATACTTCGGCCCCGTGTCGCCGTACGCGATCCAGCCGAGCCTCGGCGGGCGTTACGAAGAGACGACGACGGATAACACTTGGCATACGTTCGATGCCAACGGGCAGAAGTGGCTCGTTGTTGCTTTAGAGTTTGCGCCGCGTGATGAAGTCGTCGTCTGGGCTGACAGGATCGTCGCCGAGCACGCCGACCTGCCGGCGATCCTCGTGACACACGCTTACATGTACTCGGACGACACGATCTACGATTGGCGGGCGAAGGGCGCCAAGCAGTCGTGGAACCCCCACGCCTACGGCGTCGCCAAGCAGCCCGGCGAGACCGTCAACGACGGGCAAGAGCTGTGGGACAAGCTCGTCTCGAAGCACAAGAACTTCCGCTTGGTGTTCAACGGCCACGTCCTCAACGACGGCACGGGCTACCGTAGCACCAAGGGCATTGAGGGGAACATCGTCCACCAGATGCTGGCAAACTACCAGTTCAAGAAGGAGGGCGGCCAGGGCGACCTGCGGCTGCTGGAGTTCAGTCAGGATGGCGACGTGGCCGTGAGGACCTACTCGCCCGTCCTCGACCGCCACGACCGCGCGGACGACCAAGAGTTTAAGATCCGGCTAGACGAGTTGGGGCGGAAGTAGAAGGTCCGGACGGCGGGGAGCTTCCCTGACTAGAGCGTCTCCGCCGCCCAGCTATCGAGCCAATACGCAACCTAGAATCCTTCGACCAGAACAGCGAGCCATGACCACAATCTTCTTCTACGCGGCTGCAACGATCATCGGTGGGCTGTTCGCTTTGCTTGGCCTTGTTGTGGGTCTTGGACTGCTCGCCTACTTCTTAGAGGCGAAAGGGTTTATCAAGAACGAGGGCGTCGCTTGCAAGAACTCTCCGTAGCAGATTCCTTCAACAAGATTCAGAAGCCAACGATTTTCGCCTCGCTGGCTCTTCTGGTATAAGATGCCGCTAGGCTCCTGGCGATCGCCGGAGGCGTGGACTTGTCTCTCTTCTAAGCGAGGCGTTCGATAAACGGCCCTACTCGCTCAGACGGCTCTCGGCCGTCGTGGTGGTTCTCCTCTTGGCGGCGGGCGCCTACGCCTACTGGTCGGCGGTTGCAGCGGCGCCGATGCGGTTGCCGCAAAACTCGATCATGGTCCTCGCTCCGTACCGCTACAACGGGACGTGGGTGTTCGACGACGAGCGTGTCGGCCTCGTGCGCGAGCCCTTCGTCGCGGGGGTGCCTGAGATGATCGATGTCCTGGTGGCCGACATTCCCGACGCCGACAAAGGGTTCCGGCTGACATTCTCCGCCAAGCCTTTCCCCGATTATGAGAAGAAGCTGACCCGCACGCGCAGCGATGGCGTCGGCAACTACTACCGGCTCGACGACCCGACAATCGAAGGGCCGCCGATGGAAGGTTGGATCTGCCCAGCGCTGTTCAAATACTACGACGCGGCGCCGGCAGAGTTGTACGTGAGGGCCGACCCGTCGCGCAGTTAATCGATTCCGGTTCGCTCGGACCATCGATCGACGCCTACCGATTCGTCTGAGCCTTGGGCGCGAACCCTCGGCGGACATCGGGCGCCGCCTTCCTACCGAGGGCGCAGATTCAACGAACGAGTTGGCTCTCGTTAACGGACACTTTCTAAGACGCCGCTCGCGAGACGCACCGGTTGTTGGTCGATCACTGGTGGGAGGGTGCGGATTTCGGCGGCGTGTTGGGCGTAGCCTTGCGGGTCGAGCGTGGCGACGTGTTCCATGAGCACACGGCGCACTTCAGCGATCGTCTGTGGGTGACGGTGCAGCATGACGTGGTCCTCGGGGACGACCACTTGCGACGCGAGCTGCGGCAGGTCGTCGAGGCGAGCGCTGTCGAGCGACACAACGCCGTCGCCGCGCGTCGTGAACCAGCTGGTGAACGCGCTGCGTGGCTCGTCGCCGACGACGTTGTGATACCGCACCCACGGCCCCGACTTGGCGGCCAGCAGCGCCGGCAGCATCGGCGACTCGGGCGACAGCGAGTCGATGCTCGTCATCACGCGCGCCGCGATTTGCGGACGGAAGAAGCCGGGGTTGCGACGGAACAGTTCTTGTTGCCGCGCCATCGTCTGCATCGGGAAGGCAATCAGCTTGGCGCCCACCCACTGCGTGAAGCCGTTGGCGAACATGCTGCCGCGGTGCGGCGTGCCGATCGTCACGACGCGTTGCACCGAGGGGTTCGGCTGGAAGAAGAACAGGTTCGACATGTACTGCCGAACTTCGGGGTCGGCGTCGAGTTCTTTGAATTCGCGGTCGGTAACGATCCGCCAGAAGTCCTGCCCGCTGTCCACCGTCTGCAGCCGCGACAAGAGCCCCCCCATGCTGTGGCCGACGAGCACTGTCTGATCCAGCGCGTAGGCGGTGTGCGTGGGATCGACCGTCTGCCTCAGCTCGGCAAGGTCCTTACGCATCTGCGCGGCGCTGACCCAGAAGGGATGGCCGGTCGGATAGAGATAGAACCAGAATTGATAGCGACTGCGGACGCGCGGATCGCTGCGGAGGTCGTTGAACATCTCCATCCACGTCGCAGGGCTCGACCAGAGGCCGTGCACCATGACGACGGGGATGCGGTTGGGGTCGTACGGCTCGAGGAGGTAGAGCCCCTCCTGCTGCTTGACGCTGTCGGGCTTCAACAAGCCGATCGTCGAGACGTCGCGGTCTTGGAGGTCGGGCTGATCGAGGTAGTACGCCAGCGGCGTCGTCAGGTCGGTCTCGAGCGGCGCCCGGCGGCCGGCAAGCTGGAAGGTCTTGTGGTCGGTCGTATCGTGCAGCTCAAGCACCAGCCGCACGCCCCCCTCGGGACGCGCCGGCGTCGGCTCGTAGCTCTCGGCGCGGGCCACCGCGGTGAGCGGGTAGCAGAGCTTGCGGGGGTAGAACTTGTCCTGGGGCTGATCGCGGTCGGGGTGATGACGGATCGCGATTAGCGGCGTGCCGATGCCGGTAGTGTGGTAGTGGTTCCGGAGGGCGAGCACCTGGAAGTCGCTGGCGAACTCGAAGCTCTGGAAGTCAGCCTCGGTCCAGCGCTGGCTGTGCAGCTCGATAGCGACCGAGCAAGCCCCATGGGTCAGCGGCAGAGGGACGAGCGCGCCGGGCTTGACCTGATCCCGCTCTCTCAGCAGCCGTAGCAGGGCCTTGAGCGAGTCGTTGTACCGCCGCGTCGTACCGGGGATGCGCTGCCGCTCATCGGCCGCTAGAGCCCGGTAGCCGTGGACCAGCGATTCGGCGTAGAAGCCGACGGCCGCGTCGGGGTCGTCTTTGACGAGGCTATCCGCCTCGGTCGCCGCAAGCTCGGCGAGGGCGAACTCCAAGTCGGGCGCCAGCGTGCTGTGCGCCTCTTGCTCAAGCAATTCCAGCAGCTTGGCGCGCTGGTCGGGCTTAGTGGGATCAAGCCCCCTTGGCTGGGCGACCGCCAGTGTGGCGTCCGACAGTGCGGCGCGCCCATCACGAGACCAGAGCAACCGCGCCGCATAGGCTTGGTCGGCGGGTCGGCGTTCGATCCACTGCTCACTAGTTGCACACCCTGTACAGAGGGCGACAACGGTGAGGATCACCGCAGCGAGAGCCGGCGATTGAGTCAATCGGCTGAACGCCACTGCGGCACGCATCGGGCGAGATCTTCCCGGCACGCGTCGGCCCGCGATTACGCACGGGCCTCTCAAGTTAGAACACTCTGCCGGACGCGAGGCACGCTACGGAGATCACGCCAACGCGTCAATGCGAGTGTCTTCCGCGGTCAAACCGCATCAAGCCGACGCGGCGGCGCGGCAGTCAGCGTTCATCAGCATCAACGAAATCGGGGAGTCTTCGTCCATCTCGAACTCGGTGACGGACTCCTTCAACTCGCCGCGGAGGATACGCACATCGCGAGGCGCCTGCACTGCCAGCGCGACACGGTTACCCGAGACACGGCGGACTTCGATCGTGATATCCTGTCCGATCTGGATTTGCTCACCGGTCTTACGGCTAAGAACTAGCATCGCTGGGCTCTCCTGTGCGCGGTTAAGGGGCGACTCCGCCGCCGATTGTGAAGTAGACGATCATACGGGTGTGCACACGGCGTGCCTAATTCGAGCTTTAGAGCGATTGAGCAGATTTTTTCGTCGTTTTCATTGCCTGCCAAAGAGATTACTTGGAGCCACCCCCACGACGCCTGCCGATGAAGAGTTGTTTGAGCGTCTCTGTATGGGACGAATTTCGTATCGGCAAGTCTCGCTTTGAGACGATTCCGGAGCCCGCCAGGGCCGGGTTGCACGCCAGGCCTGGGTCGTTTCCTCTGGTAGGCGACCGCCGCTCCACCCCTTTGAGTGACCCGACGTGATTGACAAAAACGCCCTGAAAGGCAGGCAGAACCGCCTCGTCGCCGAACTCCAACGACTCAAGTGCGGGATGGCGGTCCTGTTGCGACCCGAGTCGATCCAGTGGCTCACCGGCGCCTACGTCGGTCCGTTGTTCCAACCCGTCGCCGCCATCGACGACCAGGGGACCGTCACCCTCGTCTTGCCAAGCCGCAAGGCAGAGTTGCCGGTGCTAGCGGACAACGTGCGGACTTACGAAGAGAAGCGGCTCTCGACGATGCGAGACGCCAGCGATCAGCGCCACGAAGCCATCTTGGTGCTACTCGATTCATTCGGATCGGCGCCGAGTCGGGCCGGGTGCGAGTTCTCCCTCGCTCCGCAGTCGCTGTACGGCGCGCTGCACGGCGATTGGATCGACTTCGACTCGGTAATGTTCCGCCTGCGTCGCAAGAAGGACGCCGACGAGCTAGCAATGATGGCGACCGCCAATCGCGCCAACGAGGCGATGTACGCTCGGGCGCGTGAGATCATCGAGCCGGGCCTCAACGAGCTTGATCTCTACAGCGAAATGCACCGCGTCGCCGTGCGGACGCTGGGCGAGCCGCTGACGTACTTTGGCCAGGACTTCCGCTGCAACGCCCGCGGCGGGGCGCCCCGCGACCGCGCCGCCGAGGCCGGCGAGCTGTGGGTCCTCGACCTGGGCGTCGGCTACCGCGGCTACTACACGGACAACGCCCGCACGATCGCCGTCAGCGAGCCGACCGACGCCCAGCGATCGGCCTGGGAGCAACTCGCCGCCGTGTTCCCGATGGTCGAGGGAAAGGTGCGACCGGGCGTGAAGTGCCGTGAGGTCTTCGACGAGTCGGCGGCGATGCTAGCGGTCGCGGCGCCGTGGGTGTTCAACCACCACCTCGGCCATGGCGTCGGTCTCGCGCCGCATGAGGGGCCGCACCTCAACCCGAACTGGGACGACACGTTTGAGGTCGGCGATTACTTCACCGCCGAACCGGGGCTCTACCACGACGACCTGCGTCATGGCCTGCGGCTCGAGCAGAATTACGTCGTCACCGAGACGGGCGTCGATTTGCTGACGGATTGGCCGTTGGGCCTTCAGGACGGGCTCGCCTAGGCGTAGCGGCTCCCATCCGTGAACGTCTGAGCCGTGGGCGGCAGCCCTCGGAGTGGAGGGCGGGTTGCGCTGCACTCCGAGGGCTGCCGCCCACGGCTCAGACGCAACGGTTTGGCGAAGCGTGCACTAGTATCGCCCGCACGCATTCGGCTTCCGCGAACGAGAGTCTCTCCCTACACTCCGCCGCGCGTTGGGCGCCTTGCCGCCTGCGCTGATGACACGACGGAGCACGCCAGGATGAACGGCCTTGTCGATATCCACTGCCACCTGCTGCCGGGCATTGACGACGGCGCCGCGGACCTCGAAGCGTCGCTGGCGATGGCGCGGATGTCGGTCGAGCAAGGCGTCGAGACGATCGTCGTCACGCCGCACCAGTTGGGCGCCTTCGAGTGCAATCGCGGCGACGACATCCGTCGTCGCACGGCCGAGCTGCAAGCCGAACTGACGCGGCACGACATCCCGCTGCGGGTGCTGCCGGGCGCCGACGTACGGATCGAAGACCACATGATCGCTGGCCTGCAGTCGGGTGACGTCCTCTCGCTCGGCGATCATCGCCGCCACGTGCTGCTCGAGTTGCCGCACGAATTGTACTTCCCGTTGGAGCCGGTGCTCAACGGTCTGAAGCGGATCGGCATGGCGGGCGTCCTCTCGCACCCCGAACGCAACGCAGGCTTGCTGGCGCGCCAGGACTTGATCGAGTCGCTCGTCGACGACGGCTGCTTGATGCAGGTGACGGCGGGCAGCCTTGTCGGCGGCTTCGGACCCGACAGCCAAGCGATGGCCGAGCGGATGGCGAGCCGCGGCTTGATCCACTTCCTCTCAACCGACGGGCACAGCCCGAAACGACGCCGCCCACGGCTTGGCGAGGCGTACACGAGGGCGGTCGAACTCGTCGGTGAAGACGCCGCCCGCCTGTGGTGCAGCGAGAACCCCCGGGCGGTCGCTGAAGGCCGTGAGGTCGTTCCTGGTCCGATTGTGGTCCGTAAGCCACGGCGGGGCTGGTCGCTGTTTTCTCGAGGTGCGGCCTGATGGCGGGGCGCGCGGCCGCTACGCCGCTAACGCGCCGCCAGGCGCTCGCCGCGATCGTCGCCGGCGCCGCCTGGTCCGTTTCATCGCGCGCCCGCGCTGCGGTCGAGCCGACATGGGTCGATCAACGGCGCGTCGGTCCGTTCGTTTGTCGCTCCGCGTTTCCTCTGGATGACGCGTTGTTGGCCGACGCCGACCTTGCGAGCCTCGAACGCGAACTGCGACGGGTCCTGGCGCTCGGGCCTTGCAAGAACCAAGTCGAAGTGGTGCTGCTCAACGACGCCCAGCAGCACCGCCGCTACATCGCCGAACGTCACCCCACGGCGCCCTACCGGCGCGCCCTGTATTACCAAACGAAGCAGCGGGCCGTGATCTACGCCTACCGGCACTCCGAGCTGGCGATCGACCTGCGACACGAGTGCACGCACGCCCTGCTTCACGCCGACCTGCCGATGGTGCCGTTGTGGCTCGACGAGGGGTTGGCGGAGTACTTCGAACCCCGTCCGGCCGACCGCGCTCATGGGCCGGATCATCTCGAAGGGGTAGTGTCGGAGGCGGCGCGGGGTCGGCTGGTAGCGCTAACGACGCTCGAAGCCAAGCACGACCTCGCCGAGATGGCGGACATTGATTACCGCTACGCCTGGGCGTGGACGCACTTCCTCCTTCACGGCCCGGCTGCCGCCTCGATGCAGTTGTGGGCAACGCTGGCGGCGCTGCGGCGTTACGAGCCGCCAACGCCGATGTCGCAGCGGCTTGCCGCGACGCTCGGTTCTCCGGAAACAGCGTTTGCGGAGCATTTCCGGGCCTGGCCGCGCGTGTTGCGCGCTTCGCGCCAGCATGCTGGCGCCAGCCGGTGACTTTTCCGAACAAGTAGTCCAGGAATAGCTGGAGAATGTCGCTTCCGCTCGCCGATCGCAGCAGTGGTGGATGAAAATGTTCTCTGACGCTGCTGCCCTGCGCAGGAGCTTTGAACTATTCCTTCGGTCTCGACCGAACGCCTCACGGACGAGTCCCGTCATTACGGAGAGAGGACGAGCATGAAGATTGTTGTCGCCCAACGCATCGCCGCGGCGATGGCGTGTTTCGGCATGCTGATTCAGCCCGCGTTGGCGGGCGCCCCGATCGTTGAATCGGCGCCGGCGGTTGCCGATATCGCTCTGAGCAATGGCGGGGTGTTTGTTGGCAAAGTGGTGACCGCCCAGGGCGCACCGCTCGCCAAGGTTGCTGTCTCGCTGCAACAAGCCGGCAACGAAGTCGCCAAGACGACGACCGACGCCGAAGGCGTGTTCGCCGTGCAAGGCTTGCGTGGCGGACTGTATCAGGTGGTCTCCGAAGGCGGCGTCGTGTCCTACCGTCTCTG from Botrimarina mediterranea encodes:
- a CDS encoding esterase/lipase family protein: MRAAVAFSRLTQSPALAAVILTVVALCTGCATSEQWIERRPADQAYAARLLWSRDGRAALSDATLAVAQPRGLDPTKPDQRAKLLELLEQEAHSTLAPDLEFALAELAATEADSLVKDDPDAAVGFYAESLVHGYRALAADERQRIPGTTRRYNDSLKALLRLLRERDQVKPGALVPLPLTHGACSVAIELHSQRWTEADFQSFEFASDFQVLALRNHYHTTGIGTPLIAIRHHPDRDQPQDKFYPRKLCYPLTAVARAESYEPTPARPEGGVRLVLELHDTTDHKTFQLAGRRAPLETDLTTPLAYYLDQPDLQDRDVSTIGLLKPDSVKQQEGLYLLEPYDPNRIPVVMVHGLWSSPATWMEMFNDLRSDPRVRSRYQFWFYLYPTGHPFWVSAAQMRKDLAELRQTVDPTHTAYALDQTVLVGHSMGGLLSRLQTVDSGQDFWRIVTDREFKELDADPEVRQYMSNLFFFQPNPSVQRVVTIGTPHRGSMFANGFTQWVGAKLIAFPMQTMARQQELFRRNPGFFRPQIAARVMTSIDSLSPESPMLPALLAAKSGPWVRYHNVVGDEPRSAFTSWFTTRGDGVVSLDSARLDDLPQLASQVVVPEDHVMLHRHPQTIAEVRRVLMEHVATLDPQGYAQHAAEIRTLPPVIDQQPVRLASGVLESVR
- a CDS encoding carbon storage regulator, producing MLVLSRKTGEQIQIGQDITIEVRRVSGNRVALAVQAPRDVRILRGELKESVTEFEMDEDSPISLMLMNADCRAAASA
- a CDS encoding M24 family metallopeptidase; the encoded protein is MIDKNALKGRQNRLVAELQRLKCGMAVLLRPESIQWLTGAYVGPLFQPVAAIDDQGTVTLVLPSRKAELPVLADNVRTYEEKRLSTMRDASDQRHEAILVLLDSFGSAPSRAGCEFSLAPQSLYGALHGDWIDFDSVMFRLRRKKDADELAMMATANRANEAMYARAREIIEPGLNELDLYSEMHRVAVRTLGEPLTYFGQDFRCNARGGAPRDRAAEAGELWVLDLGVGYRGYYTDNARTIAVSEPTDAQRSAWEQLAAVFPMVEGKVRPGVKCREVFDESAAMLAVAAPWVFNHHLGHGVGLAPHEGPHLNPNWDDTFEVGDYFTAEPGLYHDDLRHGLRLEQNYVVTETGVDLLTDWPLGLQDGLA
- a CDS encoding DUF6717 family protein; this encodes MVLLLAAGAYAYWSAVAAAPMRLPQNSIMVLAPYRYNGTWVFDDERVGLVREPFVAGVPEMIDVLVADIPDADKGFRLTFSAKPFPDYEKKLTRTRSDGVGNYYRLDDPTIEGPPMEGWICPALFKYYDAAPAELYVRADPSRS
- a CDS encoding metallophosphoesterase — translated: MTRTLLLLLIGFAPTFARGEADPIAEGSWTLAVLPDTQIYAEAYPQHYDAQTRWLVEHADSHNIRFVLHEGDVTNQNTPEQWDNARKSMSLLDGKLPYAIAPGNHDYGPGGNAADRVSFFNESKYFGPVSPYAIQPSLGGRYEETTTDNTWHTFDANGQKWLVVALEFAPRDEVVVWADRIVAEHADLPAILVTHAYMYSDDTIYDWRAKGAKQSWNPHAYGVAKQPGETVNDGQELWDKLVSKHKNFRLVFNGHVLNDGTGYRSTKGIEGNIVHQMLANYQFKKEGGQGDLRLLEFSQDGDVAVRTYSPVLDRHDRADDQEFKIRLDELGRK
- a CDS encoding tyrosine-protein phosphatase, which produces MNGLVDIHCHLLPGIDDGAADLEASLAMARMSVEQGVETIVVTPHQLGAFECNRGDDIRRRTAELQAELTRHDIPLRVLPGADVRIEDHMIAGLQSGDVLSLGDHRRHVLLELPHELYFPLEPVLNGLKRIGMAGVLSHPERNAGLLARQDLIESLVDDGCLMQVTAGSLVGGFGPDSQAMAERMASRGLIHFLSTDGHSPKRRRPRLGEAYTRAVELVGEDAARLWCSENPRAVAEGREVVPGPIVVRKPRRGWSLFSRGAA